Proteins encoded in a region of the Ursus arctos isolate Adak ecotype North America unplaced genomic scaffold, UrsArc2.0 scaffold_2, whole genome shotgun sequence genome:
- the LOC113268760 gene encoding low affinity immunoglobulin gamma Fc region receptor II-b isoform X2, translating into MPCHPLGDMLLWTALLFLAPVAGTPGLPKAVLDLEPPWVNVLQEDPVTLKCGGAHTPANHVTQWFLNGSSIPTLVKSSYSFKARKQDSGEYRCQTDQTSLSDPVHLDVTSDWLLLQTPRLVFQKGEPIVLRCHSWKNRPLYKITFFQDGKSKQFSSLNSTFFIPEANVSHSGDYHCTGMIGQMLRYSRSVAITVQESSWSTSSVVMSVVAAVAGLAAAVILAAAVAWFRLRQKHTTAPLGNPKHREMGETLPEEPANVTDTEEAAKIEAENSITYSLLLHPEEEAEAEAEASDYQNHI; encoded by the exons ATGCCCTGCCATCCTTTGGGTGACATGCTGCTGTGGACGGCTCTGCTGTTCCTGG CTCCAGTTGCTGGGACACCTG GTCTCCCGAAGGCTGTGCTGGACCTCGAGCCCCCATGGGTCAATGTGCTCCAGGAGGATCCCGTGACTCTGAAGTGCGGGGGGGCCCACACCCCTGCCAACCACGTCACCCAGTGGTTCCTTAATGGGAGCTCCATCCCAACCCTGGTCAAGTCCAGCTACAGCTTTAAGGCCAGAAAACAGGACAGTGGGGAGTACAGGTGCCAGACGGACCAGACCAGCCTCAGTGACCCTGTGCATCTGGACGTGACTTCCG ACTGGCTGCTGCTCCAGACCCCGCGCCTGGTGTTCCAGAAGGGGGAGCCCATCGTGCTGAGATGCCACAGCTGGAAGAACAGGCCTCTGTACAAGATCACATTCTTCCAGGATGGAAAATCCAAGCAGTTTTCATCTCTGAattccacgttcttcatcccagaagcGAACGTCAGTCACAGCGGCGACTACCACTGCACGGGGATGATAGGGCAGATGCTGCGTTACTCACGGTCTGTGGCCATCACTGTCCAAG AGTCCAGTTGGAGCACCTCCTCCGTGGTGATGTCAGTCGTGGCTGCTGTGGCCGGCTTGGCTGCAGCGGTCATCCTCGCTGCTGCAGTGGCCTGGTTCCGTCTCAGGCAAAAGCACACTACAG CTCCCCTAGGAAACCCCAAGCACAGGGAAATGGGAGAGACCCTCCCTGAGGAACCAG CCAATGTCACGGATACTGAAGAGGCTGCCAAAATTGAG GCCGAGAATAGCATCACCTACTCGCTTCTCTTGCACccggaggaagaggcagaggcagaggcagaggcctCCGATTACCAGAACCACATTTAG
- the LOC113268760 gene encoding low affinity immunoglobulin gamma Fc region receptor II isoform X3 produces MPCHPLGDMLLWTALLFLAPVAGTPAGLPKAVLDLEPPWVNVLQEDPVTLKCGGAHTPANHVTQWFLNGSSIPTLVKSSYSFKARKQDSGEYRCQTDQTSLSDPVHLDVTSDWLLLQTPRLVFQKGEPIVLRCHSWKNRPLYKITFFQDGKSKQFSSLNSTFFIPEANVSHSGDYHCTGMIGQMLRYSRSVAITVQESSWSTSSVVMSVVAAVAGLAAAVILAAAVAWFRLRQKHTTANVTDTEEAAKIEAENSITYSLLLHPEEEAEAEAEASDYQNHI; encoded by the exons ATGCCCTGCCATCCTTTGGGTGACATGCTGCTGTGGACGGCTCTGCTGTTCCTGG CTCCAGTTGCTGGGACACCTG caGGTCTCCCGAAGGCTGTGCTGGACCTCGAGCCCCCATGGGTCAATGTGCTCCAGGAGGATCCCGTGACTCTGAAGTGCGGGGGGGCCCACACCCCTGCCAACCACGTCACCCAGTGGTTCCTTAATGGGAGCTCCATCCCAACCCTGGTCAAGTCCAGCTACAGCTTTAAGGCCAGAAAACAGGACAGTGGGGAGTACAGGTGCCAGACGGACCAGACCAGCCTCAGTGACCCTGTGCATCTGGACGTGACTTCCG ACTGGCTGCTGCTCCAGACCCCGCGCCTGGTGTTCCAGAAGGGGGAGCCCATCGTGCTGAGATGCCACAGCTGGAAGAACAGGCCTCTGTACAAGATCACATTCTTCCAGGATGGAAAATCCAAGCAGTTTTCATCTCTGAattccacgttcttcatcccagaagcGAACGTCAGTCACAGCGGCGACTACCACTGCACGGGGATGATAGGGCAGATGCTGCGTTACTCACGGTCTGTGGCCATCACTGTCCAAG AGTCCAGTTGGAGCACCTCCTCCGTGGTGATGTCAGTCGTGGCTGCTGTGGCCGGCTTGGCTGCAGCGGTCATCCTCGCTGCTGCAGTGGCCTGGTTCCGTCTCAGGCAAAAGCACACTACAG CCAATGTCACGGATACTGAAGAGGCTGCCAAAATTGAG GCCGAGAATAGCATCACCTACTCGCTTCTCTTGCACccggaggaagaggcagaggcagaggcagaggcctCCGATTACCAGAACCACATTTAG
- the LOC113268760 gene encoding low affinity immunoglobulin gamma Fc region receptor II isoform X4, which yields MPCHPLGDMLLWTALLFLAPVAGTPGLPKAVLDLEPPWVNVLQEDPVTLKCGGAHTPANHVTQWFLNGSSIPTLVKSSYSFKARKQDSGEYRCQTDQTSLSDPVHLDVTSDWLLLQTPRLVFQKGEPIVLRCHSWKNRPLYKITFFQDGKSKQFSSLNSTFFIPEANVSHSGDYHCTGMIGQMLRYSRSVAITVQESSWSTSSVVMSVVAAVAGLAAAVILAAAVAWFRLRQKHTTANVTDTEEAAKIEAENSITYSLLLHPEEEAEAEAEASDYQNHI from the exons ATGCCCTGCCATCCTTTGGGTGACATGCTGCTGTGGACGGCTCTGCTGTTCCTGG CTCCAGTTGCTGGGACACCTG GTCTCCCGAAGGCTGTGCTGGACCTCGAGCCCCCATGGGTCAATGTGCTCCAGGAGGATCCCGTGACTCTGAAGTGCGGGGGGGCCCACACCCCTGCCAACCACGTCACCCAGTGGTTCCTTAATGGGAGCTCCATCCCAACCCTGGTCAAGTCCAGCTACAGCTTTAAGGCCAGAAAACAGGACAGTGGGGAGTACAGGTGCCAGACGGACCAGACCAGCCTCAGTGACCCTGTGCATCTGGACGTGACTTCCG ACTGGCTGCTGCTCCAGACCCCGCGCCTGGTGTTCCAGAAGGGGGAGCCCATCGTGCTGAGATGCCACAGCTGGAAGAACAGGCCTCTGTACAAGATCACATTCTTCCAGGATGGAAAATCCAAGCAGTTTTCATCTCTGAattccacgttcttcatcccagaagcGAACGTCAGTCACAGCGGCGACTACCACTGCACGGGGATGATAGGGCAGATGCTGCGTTACTCACGGTCTGTGGCCATCACTGTCCAAG AGTCCAGTTGGAGCACCTCCTCCGTGGTGATGTCAGTCGTGGCTGCTGTGGCCGGCTTGGCTGCAGCGGTCATCCTCGCTGCTGCAGTGGCCTGGTTCCGTCTCAGGCAAAAGCACACTACAG CCAATGTCACGGATACTGAAGAGGCTGCCAAAATTGAG GCCGAGAATAGCATCACCTACTCGCTTCTCTTGCACccggaggaagaggcagaggcagaggcagaggcctCCGATTACCAGAACCACATTTAG
- the LOC113268760 gene encoding low affinity immunoglobulin gamma Fc region receptor II-b isoform X1, which yields MPCHPLGDMLLWTALLFLAPVAGTPAGLPKAVLDLEPPWVNVLQEDPVTLKCGGAHTPANHVTQWFLNGSSIPTLVKSSYSFKARKQDSGEYRCQTDQTSLSDPVHLDVTSDWLLLQTPRLVFQKGEPIVLRCHSWKNRPLYKITFFQDGKSKQFSSLNSTFFIPEANVSHSGDYHCTGMIGQMLRYSRSVAITVQESSWSTSSVVMSVVAAVAGLAAAVILAAAVAWFRLRQKHTTAPLGNPKHREMGETLPEEPANVTDTEEAAKIEAENSITYSLLLHPEEEAEAEAEASDYQNHI from the exons ATGCCCTGCCATCCTTTGGGTGACATGCTGCTGTGGACGGCTCTGCTGTTCCTGG CTCCAGTTGCTGGGACACCTG caGGTCTCCCGAAGGCTGTGCTGGACCTCGAGCCCCCATGGGTCAATGTGCTCCAGGAGGATCCCGTGACTCTGAAGTGCGGGGGGGCCCACACCCCTGCCAACCACGTCACCCAGTGGTTCCTTAATGGGAGCTCCATCCCAACCCTGGTCAAGTCCAGCTACAGCTTTAAGGCCAGAAAACAGGACAGTGGGGAGTACAGGTGCCAGACGGACCAGACCAGCCTCAGTGACCCTGTGCATCTGGACGTGACTTCCG ACTGGCTGCTGCTCCAGACCCCGCGCCTGGTGTTCCAGAAGGGGGAGCCCATCGTGCTGAGATGCCACAGCTGGAAGAACAGGCCTCTGTACAAGATCACATTCTTCCAGGATGGAAAATCCAAGCAGTTTTCATCTCTGAattccacgttcttcatcccagaagcGAACGTCAGTCACAGCGGCGACTACCACTGCACGGGGATGATAGGGCAGATGCTGCGTTACTCACGGTCTGTGGCCATCACTGTCCAAG AGTCCAGTTGGAGCACCTCCTCCGTGGTGATGTCAGTCGTGGCTGCTGTGGCCGGCTTGGCTGCAGCGGTCATCCTCGCTGCTGCAGTGGCCTGGTTCCGTCTCAGGCAAAAGCACACTACAG CTCCCCTAGGAAACCCCAAGCACAGGGAAATGGGAGAGACCCTCCCTGAGGAACCAG CCAATGTCACGGATACTGAAGAGGCTGCCAAAATTGAG GCCGAGAATAGCATCACCTACTCGCTTCTCTTGCACccggaggaagaggcagaggcagaggcagaggcctCCGATTACCAGAACCACATTTAG